A genomic stretch from Halopiger aswanensis includes:
- a CDS encoding ABC transporter permease, with protein sequence MTDAEYDTDRDRSTPEPAPDGGYTTAMAPDTDAETVHEAETDDFASGAWYRQLLVVAETEYRLAVRGRWAIALTAIFAAFALGLTTFSGASVSPEGFERTVGSLAVLAVYLVPLVALAFSYDVIVGRKESGWLHTLFSLPVDRAWIVVGAAVGRAVVLASATIIGFGVAGGFLLREYGLDGFDAYATFMLGTVGLGLTFLAVGVLVSTLAREKTHALGVSLLAWAWFVLVHDLLALGLIGALELSETAVSAMLLANPTGVFRALVLGSLGAGGNAGFASVLAQSGLSTGVLIGALLAWIIVPIGIAALAIRRRRL encoded by the coding sequence ATGACCGACGCTGAATACGACACCGACCGGGATCGATCGACTCCCGAACCCGCGCCCGACGGCGGGTACACCACCGCGATGGCACCGGATACGGACGCCGAAACCGTCCACGAGGCAGAGACCGACGACTTCGCGTCCGGCGCGTGGTACCGCCAGCTGCTGGTCGTCGCCGAAACCGAGTACCGCCTCGCGGTGCGGGGCCGCTGGGCGATCGCGCTGACCGCGATCTTCGCCGCCTTCGCGCTCGGGCTGACGACCTTCAGCGGCGCGAGCGTAAGCCCCGAGGGGTTCGAACGAACCGTCGGGAGTCTAGCCGTGCTCGCGGTCTACCTCGTGCCGCTGGTCGCACTGGCCTTCAGCTACGACGTCATCGTCGGCCGGAAGGAGAGCGGGTGGCTCCACACCCTGTTCTCCCTGCCGGTCGACCGCGCCTGGATCGTCGTCGGCGCCGCCGTCGGCCGCGCCGTCGTGCTCGCGAGCGCGACGATCATCGGCTTCGGCGTCGCCGGCGGCTTCCTGCTGCGCGAGTACGGCCTTGACGGGTTCGACGCCTACGCGACCTTCATGCTGGGGACCGTCGGACTCGGCCTGACCTTCCTCGCGGTCGGCGTCCTCGTCTCGACGCTGGCCCGCGAGAAGACCCACGCGCTCGGGGTCTCGCTGCTGGCGTGGGCGTGGTTCGTCCTCGTCCACGACCTGCTCGCGCTCGGGCTGATCGGCGCGCTCGAGCTCTCGGAGACGGCCGTCTCGGCGATGTTGCTGGCGAATCCGACCGGGGTCTTCCGGGCGCTCGTGCTGGGATCGCTAGGGGCCGGCGGCAACGCCGGATTCGCGTCGGTGCTGGCCCAGTCGGGACTCTCGACGGGCGTCCTGATCGGGGCGCTGCTCGCCTGGATCATCGTTCCGATCGGGATCGCTGCCCTTGCGATCCGGAGGCGACGACTGTGA
- a CDS encoding ABC transporter ATP-binding protein — protein sequence MQITITDVHKRYGDVVALDGPSFEIPSGSTFGVLGTNGAGKTTLFELLVGHDRPDEGRIEVGGIDVAEAGHRVRERVAFLPEHAGFPPAMTGREVLDVHARIRGLEDRDRRIHEALETVGLTDAADRAVEGYSNGMGRRLGLAAALIADPPVLVLDEPTAGLDPRGVAAFHRTIERLGRETETTIVLSSHVLSEVERLCDDVAILEDGHLRAAGPIDDLRSETGADDRVTVSLRPAGEGVRPDLLEAVQDRGDVTETRETIAVACERDAAFDLCGDLDSSLLDGFEVREPGLEAVFRDVLAGTDDESDDADREPDSDPTRATEEVSA from the coding sequence ATGCAGATCACGATCACTGACGTACACAAACGCTACGGCGACGTCGTCGCCCTGGACGGCCCATCCTTCGAGATTCCGTCCGGATCGACGTTCGGCGTCCTCGGGACGAACGGTGCGGGAAAGACGACGCTCTTCGAACTGCTGGTCGGCCACGACCGGCCCGACGAGGGGCGGATCGAAGTCGGCGGCATCGACGTCGCCGAGGCCGGCCACCGCGTCCGCGAGCGCGTCGCCTTCTTGCCCGAACACGCCGGCTTCCCGCCGGCGATGACCGGCCGGGAGGTGCTCGACGTCCACGCCCGCATCCGCGGCCTCGAGGACCGCGATCGGCGCATCCACGAAGCCCTCGAGACCGTCGGGCTCACCGACGCCGCCGACCGCGCCGTCGAGGGCTACTCCAACGGGATGGGCCGCCGGCTCGGCCTCGCGGCGGCGCTGATCGCCGATCCGCCGGTGCTCGTCCTCGACGAACCGACCGCCGGCCTCGACCCGCGGGGCGTCGCGGCGTTCCACCGGACCATCGAGCGCCTCGGCCGCGAGACGGAGACGACGATCGTCCTCTCCTCGCACGTGCTGAGCGAGGTCGAGCGGCTCTGCGACGACGTCGCGATCCTCGAGGACGGCCACCTGCGCGCGGCCGGCCCGATCGACGACCTGCGGTCGGAAACGGGCGCGGACGACCGCGTCACCGTCTCGCTCCGGCCGGCGGGCGAGGGGGTTCGACCGGACTTGCTCGAGGCGGTCCAGGACCGCGGCGACGTGACCGAAACCCGCGAGACGATCGCGGTCGCCTGCGAGCGCGACGCCGCGTTCGACCTCTGCGGTGATCTCGACTCGTCGCTGCTGGACGGTTTCGAGGTTCGAGAGCCGGGCCTCGAGGCGGTGTTCCGGGACGTGCTGGCGGGCACCGACGACGAATCCGACGACGCCGATCGGGAGCCGGATTCGGACCCGACTCGAGCGACCGAGGAGGTGAGCGCGTGA
- the nosD gene encoding nitrous oxide reductase family maturation protein NosD — protein sequence MTERYFAVLAAVVLVASLAGAAVAATDGSSSDESVDDWRADVPDVHDADAPEADGTATLEGQEYDSLQAAVDAAEPGDEILLEGRFDERVTVDTPNVTVAAVERDAAVIDGGEEGTVVEITADDVTLEGVWVRNSGLDKNTDDSGVLVNGSSATLSELRLTENAFGIWIGSVDDVTVEDSLIAGREDVQTVQRGNGIHLWESTDAEIRNNSITTVRDGIYYQWAEGVHAEGNRMWDMRYGVHYMYSNDNHLENNTAFDNDVGFALMVSKGLTLENNTAVNNDGTSGHGVLLKDVEDSAVVGNELVGNGNGLYVTNAQDNRLADNLVLENEVGVHVTAGSTNAVVAGNSFVANDQAAFAETTSQAHWNATDRGNYWADARTTDLDEDGISELRHQPAGAVEQLVHERPQAAAFAESPAFDAVRMAESSFPVVESPGIVDHRPLAEPAHDNWRDYYADHDH from the coding sequence GTGACCGAGCGCTACTTCGCCGTCCTCGCTGCGGTCGTGCTCGTCGCCTCGCTGGCCGGTGCCGCCGTCGCCGCGACGGACGGCTCGAGCAGCGACGAGAGCGTCGACGACTGGCGCGCGGACGTGCCGGACGTCCACGACGCCGACGCCCCCGAAGCCGACGGCACGGCGACGCTCGAGGGCCAGGAATACGACTCCCTGCAAGCAGCCGTCGACGCCGCCGAACCCGGCGACGAGATCCTGCTCGAGGGCCGCTTCGACGAGCGCGTCACCGTCGACACGCCGAACGTGACCGTCGCGGCCGTCGAGCGCGACGCGGCCGTGATCGACGGCGGCGAGGAGGGAACGGTCGTCGAGATCACCGCGGACGACGTGACCCTCGAGGGCGTCTGGGTCCGCAACTCCGGACTCGACAAGAACACCGACGACAGCGGCGTGCTCGTAAACGGCTCGAGCGCGACGCTCTCGGAGCTTCGGCTGACGGAGAACGCCTTCGGGATCTGGATCGGGAGCGTCGACGACGTGACCGTCGAGGACAGTCTGATCGCGGGACGGGAGGACGTCCAGACGGTCCAGCGCGGCAACGGGATCCACCTCTGGGAGTCGACGGACGCCGAGATCCGCAACAACTCGATCACGACCGTCCGCGACGGCATCTACTACCAGTGGGCCGAGGGCGTCCACGCCGAGGGCAACCGGATGTGGGACATGCGCTACGGCGTCCACTACATGTACTCGAACGACAACCACCTCGAGAACAACACCGCCTTCGACAACGACGTCGGCTTCGCGCTGATGGTCTCGAAGGGGTTGACCCTCGAGAACAACACCGCGGTGAACAACGACGGCACGAGCGGCCACGGCGTCCTGCTCAAAGACGTCGAGGACAGCGCGGTCGTCGGCAACGAACTCGTCGGCAACGGGAACGGCCTGTACGTCACCAACGCGCAGGACAACCGCTTGGCGGACAACCTCGTCCTCGAGAACGAGGTCGGCGTCCACGTCACGGCCGGCAGCACCAACGCCGTCGTGGCGGGCAACAGCTTCGTCGCCAACGACCAGGCGGCGTTCGCGGAGACGACCTCGCAGGCCCACTGGAACGCCACCGACCGGGGCAACTACTGGGCGGACGCCCGCACGACCGACCTCGACGAGGACGGCATCAGCGAGCTTCGCCACCAGCCCGCCGGCGCCGTCGAGCAGTTGGTTCACGAACGACCGCAGGCGGCGGCCTTCGCCGAGAGCCCCGCCTTCGACGCCGTCCGGATGGCCGAGAGCTCGTTCCCGGTCGTCGAATCGCCCGGCATCGTCGATCACCGACCGCTCGCCGAACCGGCCCACGACAACTGGAGGGACTACTATGCAGATCACGATCACTGA
- the nosZ gene encoding TAT-dependent nitrous-oxide reductase, producing the protein MTDESTSPTQDSSESEIDAGTEREPLFDRIPRRDFMKAGAAAGAMGSLAGCTGLLNDQDDGLAAAGDVDASVPPGEHDDYYAFLSGGHSGEIRVYGVPSMRQLMRIPVFGRESARGYGYDDRTSEMLDESGGYSWGDTHHPRVSQTDNDYDGRWAFVNDKANGRMARINLKYFETDAIVDIPNQQGTHGACCLLPDTKYVFGVGEFRVPMPNDGQDLTDPDSYTSTIAAIDPETMNVEWEVLVDGNMDNGDGSKEGRWFFATGYNSEHATTESEMSSTDTDWLKAFDVPAIEEAVENGQYEEIGGVPVVDGTRDSDLNGGDRPIVRYIDVAKSPHGVSVTPDNQYAIASGKLDPTASVIDIEQLAEVDDPNDAIVGRPSLGMGPLHTAYDGRGHAYTTLFIDSQVVKWDIEAAVEAEAQSEDPVVEKIDVHYNPGHLIAAESYTADPQGDWLISLNKLSKDRFLNVGPMKPENDQLIYIGDDEAGMQLVKDTPSYAEPHDASIVSADKIEPADIYDPEDYDEEFVDHGESDIVREDGQVHVKMYSTRNEFGFQEVTVQEGDEVTMTVTNIEQTPDILHSLAIPEHDINLKLAPQETREVTFTADEPGVYWMYCAFFCSALHLEMRSRLIVEPAE; encoded by the coding sequence ATGACCGACGAATCCACTTCCCCGACGCAGGACTCGAGCGAGAGCGAGATCGACGCGGGCACCGAGCGAGAACCGCTGTTCGATCGCATTCCGCGCCGCGACTTCATGAAGGCGGGTGCAGCCGCCGGTGCGATGGGCTCGCTGGCCGGCTGTACGGGCCTGCTCAACGATCAGGACGACGGGCTCGCCGCGGCCGGCGACGTCGATGCGAGCGTCCCGCCGGGCGAGCACGACGACTACTACGCGTTCCTCTCCGGGGGTCACTCCGGCGAGATCCGCGTCTACGGCGTGCCGTCGATGCGTCAGCTGATGCGAATCCCGGTGTTCGGCCGGGAGAGCGCCCGCGGCTACGGCTACGACGATCGTACGAGCGAGATGTTAGATGAGTCGGGCGGCTACTCGTGGGGTGACACGCACCACCCGCGCGTGAGCCAGACCGACAACGACTACGACGGCCGCTGGGCGTTCGTCAACGACAAGGCGAACGGCCGGATGGCCCGGATCAACCTCAAATACTTCGAGACGGACGCCATCGTCGACATTCCCAACCAGCAGGGGACCCACGGCGCCTGCTGTCTGCTGCCGGACACGAAGTACGTCTTCGGCGTCGGCGAGTTCCGCGTCCCGATGCCAAACGACGGACAGGACCTCACCGACCCCGACAGCTACACGTCGACCATCGCCGCGATCGACCCCGAGACGATGAACGTCGAGTGGGAGGTGCTGGTCGACGGCAACATGGACAACGGCGACGGCAGCAAGGAGGGCCGGTGGTTCTTCGCGACCGGCTACAACAGCGAGCACGCCACCACCGAGAGCGAGATGTCCTCGACCGACACCGACTGGCTGAAGGCCTTCGACGTGCCCGCCATCGAGGAGGCCGTCGAGAACGGCCAGTACGAGGAGATCGGCGGCGTCCCGGTCGTCGACGGTACCCGCGACAGCGACCTGAACGGCGGCGACCGGCCGATCGTCCGCTACATCGACGTGGCCAAGAGCCCCCACGGGGTCAGCGTCACACCGGACAACCAGTACGCGATCGCCAGCGGGAAGCTCGACCCGACCGCCTCAGTGATCGACATCGAGCAACTCGCCGAGGTCGACGACCCCAACGACGCGATCGTCGGCCGGCCGAGCCTCGGGATGGGGCCGCTGCACACCGCCTACGACGGCCGCGGCCACGCCTACACGACGCTGTTCATCGACTCGCAGGTCGTCAAGTGGGACATCGAAGCCGCCGTCGAGGCGGAGGCTCAGTCCGAGGATCCGGTCGTCGAGAAGATCGACGTCCACTACAACCCCGGCCACCTGATCGCCGCCGAGTCGTACACCGCCGATCCGCAGGGCGACTGGCTGATCTCGCTGAACAAGCTCTCGAAGGATCGGTTCCTCAACGTCGGGCCGATGAAGCCCGAAAACGACCAGCTGATCTACATCGGCGACGACGAGGCGGGGATGCAACTCGTGAAGGACACGCCGTCCTACGCCGAGCCCCACGACGCCTCGATCGTCAGCGCGGACAAGATCGAACCCGCGGACATCTACGACCCCGAAGACTACGACGAGGAGTTCGTCGACCACGGCGAGTCCGACATCGTCCGCGAGGACGGGCAGGTCCACGTGAAGATGTACTCGACGCGCAACGAGTTCGGCTTCCAGGAGGTGACCGTCCAGGAGGGCGACGAGGTGACGATGACCGTCACCAACATCGAGCAGACGCCCGACATCCTCCACTCGCTGGCGATCCCCGAACACGACATCAACCTGAAGCTCGCGCCACAGGAAACCCGCGAGGTCACCTTCACCGCCGACGAGCCCGGCGTCTACTGGATGTACTGTGCGTTCTTCTGTAGCGCACTGCACCTCGAGATGCGCTCGCGACTGATCGTCGAACCCGCGGAGTGA
- a CDS encoding PaaI family thioesterase, translating to MDEFESTGDLEGFVQHFIDEHQEFLSWIGTSVDNVGPGTMTLSVPYDEKLTNTRPHGPDGRRADIHGGIAATLLDTAGGLALRTELEDPFAASIATINLNVNYLRPATGDLAATANVVRAGSSVGVSEILVESTTPDGETREVAIGQGAYRIFRDV from the coding sequence ATGGACGAGTTCGAGTCGACCGGCGACCTCGAGGGGTTCGTCCAGCACTTCATCGACGAACACCAGGAGTTCCTCTCGTGGATCGGTACCAGCGTCGACAACGTGGGCCCGGGAACGATGACGCTCTCGGTGCCCTACGACGAGAAACTGACCAACACGCGCCCGCACGGCCCGGACGGCCGCCGGGCGGACATCCACGGCGGTATCGCCGCCACCCTGCTCGATACGGCCGGCGGCCTGGCGCTGCGGACCGAACTCGAGGACCCCTTCGCCGCGAGCATCGCGACGATCAACCTCAACGTCAACTACCTGCGGCCCGCGACGGGGGATCTGGCGGCGACGGCGAACGTGGTCCGAGCCGGCTCGAGCGTCGGCGTCAGCGAGATCCTCGTCGAGAGTACGACGCCCGACGGCGAGACGCGCGAGGTGGCGATCGGCCAGGGCGCGTACCGGATCTTCCGGGACGTCTGA
- a CDS encoding cytochrome P450 translates to MADRSTPRTRARSLPAHEADPPTHEGLPVIGNTHQLVREQGGLYEDAAERGDVVELRILGFGEFYQVNHPDLAERILVDDRDRFRKASLSRDDLGDLLGQGLVLSEGDLWERQRARIQPAFYMDQIADYADVMTAETRAVADQWAEKPIVNVEREMKALTLRILVKAMFGSEIDYEAAGIPETVRKLQEPGKPTKQPIARLVPKWVPIPMWRRYKEGIREMETLIETFVERRREAGLEGRDDLLSRLLTATDESGETMSERLLRDELMTFLFAGHETTATALTFTWLLLAQHPAVERRLVDELEAVLDGDRATFADVPELEYTEAVLREAMRLYPPVPSIPRETTEALTLGGYSIPEGATVAPMQWTIHRDDRFWDEPLTFDPGRFLGDEAERPDLAYFPFGAGPRRCIGQQFALVEGTLILATLARRYHPELVSDPDVDLSVSITTRPLEPIELRVEPR, encoded by the coding sequence ATGGCCGACCGATCGACTCCCCGAACTCGAGCGCGATCTCTACCCGCCCACGAGGCGGATCCGCCGACGCACGAGGGCCTGCCCGTCATCGGCAACACGCACCAACTCGTTCGCGAGCAAGGCGGGCTGTACGAGGACGCAGCCGAGCGCGGCGACGTCGTGGAGCTTCGGATTCTCGGCTTCGGCGAGTTCTACCAGGTGAACCACCCCGACTTGGCCGAGCGGATCCTCGTCGACGACCGCGACCGGTTCCGGAAGGCCAGCCTGAGCCGAGACGACCTCGGCGACCTCCTCGGGCAGGGACTGGTCTTGAGCGAGGGCGACCTGTGGGAGCGACAGCGCGCGCGGATCCAGCCGGCCTTCTACATGGATCAGATCGCGGACTACGCCGACGTGATGACCGCGGAGACTCGGGCAGTAGCCGACCAGTGGGCCGAGAAGCCGATCGTGAACGTCGAGCGCGAGATGAAAGCGCTCACGCTGCGGATCCTCGTGAAAGCGATGTTTGGATCCGAGATCGACTACGAGGCCGCGGGAATCCCCGAGACCGTGCGCAAGCTCCAGGAACCCGGCAAGCCGACCAAGCAGCCCATCGCGCGGCTGGTACCGAAGTGGGTCCCGATCCCGATGTGGCGCCGGTACAAGGAGGGGATCCGCGAGATGGAGACGCTCATCGAGACGTTCGTCGAACGGCGCCGGGAGGCGGGCCTCGAGGGGCGCGACGACCTCCTCTCGAGGCTCCTGACCGCCACCGACGAGTCGGGTGAGACGATGTCCGAACGGTTGCTCCGGGACGAACTGATGACGTTCCTGTTCGCCGGCCACGAGACGACGGCGACGGCGCTGACCTTTACTTGGCTGTTACTCGCTCAGCATCCGGCCGTCGAACGGCGACTCGTCGACGAACTCGAGGCGGTGCTGGACGGCGACCGCGCGACCTTCGCGGACGTTCCCGAACTCGAGTACACCGAGGCGGTGCTACGCGAAGCGATGCGGCTCTATCCGCCCGTACCGTCGATTCCGCGGGAGACGACGGAAGCGCTCACCCTCGGCGGGTACTCGATCCCCGAGGGCGCGACTGTGGCGCCGATGCAGTGGACGATCCACCGCGACGACCGCTTCTGGGACGAGCCGCTGACGTTCGATCCCGGACGGTTCCTGGGAGACGAGGCCGAGCGGCCGGACCTGGCGTACTTCCCGTTCGGCGCCGGCCCGCGGCGGTGTATCGGCCAGCAGTTCGCGCTCGTGGAGGGCACGCTGATCCTCGCGACGCTGGCCCGGCGGTACCACCCCGAGCTCGTCTCCGATCCGGACGTCGACCTCTCCGTGAGCATCACGACGCGGCCGCTCGAGCCGATCGAGTTGCGCGTCGAACCGCGCTGA
- a CDS encoding lipoyl protein ligase domain-containing protein, with product MRVFRGRASTIDADRAASERLLEVAADGEPAVRVWRPHRQIAFGRRDARREGYDRAREAARAAGFPPVERDVGGRAVAYDGATTVAFARAEPVADFRRGTTARYERLTGDVERALADLGVATERGEPDDAFCPGTHSLSVDSEGGERRKLVGIAQRVRQDAAVGAGIVLVDGREELATVLETVYNALSVPLDPATVGTIAAAGGPADSDRVRAALERALVGDADAAIEPISALADDGEGGNEQ from the coding sequence ATGCGCGTGTTCCGCGGCCGCGCGTCGACGATCGACGCCGACCGCGCGGCCAGCGAGCGACTGCTCGAGGTCGCCGCCGACGGCGAGCCCGCGGTACGGGTCTGGCGCCCGCACCGCCAGATCGCGTTCGGCCGTCGCGACGCGAGACGCGAAGGGTACGACCGCGCTCGCGAGGCCGCCCGCGCGGCGGGGTTTCCGCCGGTCGAGCGCGACGTCGGCGGGCGAGCAGTGGCCTACGACGGCGCGACGACGGTCGCCTTCGCCCGCGCCGAGCCAGTTGCGGACTTCCGACGCGGGACGACCGCCCGCTACGAGCGTCTGACCGGCGACGTCGAACGCGCGCTCGCGGATCTAGGCGTCGCGACCGAGCGCGGCGAACCGGACGACGCGTTTTGTCCCGGGACGCACTCGCTGTCAGTCGACAGCGAGGGAGGCGAGCGGCGAAAGCTCGTCGGCATCGCCCAGCGCGTTCGACAGGACGCCGCGGTCGGCGCCGGGATCGTCCTCGTCGACGGCCGCGAGGAACTCGCGACCGTTCTCGAGACTGTCTACAACGCACTCTCGGTGCCGCTCGATCCCGCGACCGTCGGAACGATCGCAGCGGCCGGCGGACCAGCGGATTCGGACCGCGTTCGGGCGGCGCTCGAGCGGGCGCTCGTCGGGGACGCGGATGCGGCGATCGAACCGATCTCGGCGCTGGCGGACGACGGCGAGGGCGGGAACGAGCAATAG
- a CDS encoding DUF7529 family protein has product MTDETDADTATDTADDAPTDDPRWTELLEDAAAIAAEYGDDGWDTVVLEPAGIDAVPREGNERGGLEAIVSETEHGLLEALVERDDVTVDEAEVYYRPSEGDDRRFALAVERDTESGIAVCLPLTYRLTEAETNAVFETALADGELLVHVRSRDAAADADQRVTFSHDDPLLFLEDADVQANGETGAEGDA; this is encoded by the coding sequence ATGACCGACGAGACTGACGCCGATACGGCTACCGATACGGCTGACGACGCCCCCACCGACGACCCCCGCTGGACCGAACTGCTCGAGGACGCGGCGGCGATCGCCGCGGAGTACGGCGACGACGGCTGGGATACCGTCGTCCTCGAACCCGCTGGAATCGACGCCGTTCCGCGCGAGGGCAACGAACGAGGCGGCCTCGAGGCGATCGTTTCAGAGACGGAGCACGGGCTCCTCGAGGCGCTCGTCGAGCGCGACGACGTCACCGTCGACGAGGCCGAAGTGTACTACCGGCCCTCGGAGGGCGACGACCGCCGGTTCGCGCTGGCGGTCGAGCGCGATACGGAGAGCGGAATCGCGGTCTGTCTGCCGCTGACCTACCGACTTACCGAGGCCGAGACGAACGCCGTCTTCGAAACCGCGCTCGCCGACGGCGAACTGCTGGTTCACGTGCGCTCGCGCGACGCCGCTGCGGACGCCGACCAGCGAGTTACCTTCTCGCACGACGATCCGTTGCTGTTCCTCGAGGACGCAGACGTTCAAGCGAACGGTGAAACGGGCGCCGAAGGCGACGCGTAA
- a CDS encoding DUF5806 family protein, with translation MDEDGLNVPDSDADPATDSAAGPDSSVGAESDADAASDADTASTEADGTDETDGADGADESSMPGVPDPEPEESDVPEDVQKYARFKKMDGAQYDRVNEFLRDRTYITAREWAIARLCSDFRTETGVEMTKIGENLPELVPFMTDTYTPQAVNQARASFEEKVRKAGATFLYGAMCDFFTAEELDDVMYESTEVAKFLLEVEGVDLSVEEELEAEERISSVMREVREASEELREQDEAESTSED, from the coding sequence ATGGACGAGGACGGACTGAACGTACCCGATTCCGATGCCGACCCCGCTACCGATTCAGCCGCCGGACCGGACTCGAGCGTCGGCGCCGAGAGCGACGCTGACGCCGCTTCCGATGCCGATACGGCATCTACAGAGGCCGACGGGACCGATGAGACCGACGGGGCTGACGGGGCCGACGAGTCGTCGATGCCCGGCGTCCCCGACCCCGAACCCGAGGAGTCCGACGTCCCCGAGGATGTCCAGAAGTACGCCCGGTTCAAGAAGATGGACGGCGCGCAGTACGACCGCGTCAACGAGTTCCTCCGCGATCGAACCTACATCACGGCCCGCGAGTGGGCCATCGCCCGCCTCTGTTCGGATTTCCGGACCGAAACCGGCGTCGAGATGACCAAGATCGGCGAGAACCTGCCCGAACTCGTCCCCTTCATGACCGACACCTACACGCCCCAAGCGGTCAACCAGGCGCGAGCCTCCTTCGAGGAAAAGGTCCGCAAGGCCGGCGCGACCTTCCTCTACGGCGCGATGTGTGACTTCTTCACCGCCGAGGAACTCGACGACGTCATGTACGAGTCGACCGAGGTCGCCAAGTTCCTGCTCGAGGTCGAGGGCGTCGACCTCTCCGTCGAGGAGGAACTCGAGGCCGAAGAGCGCATCTCGAGTGTGATGCGAGAGGTCCGCGAGGCCAGCGAGGAGTTGCGCGAGCAGGACGAAGCCGAGAGCACGAGCGAAGACTGA
- a CDS encoding thiolase family protein, with protein MTQTPVVAAAVRTPQGKEDGVFADVRSEDLSVPLIDEILAETGLSGDEIDDLMWGCAQQRSEQGNNVARVIALLSELGENVPATTINRWCASSMQAVMSAADAIAAGNRDAILAGGVENMSRVQMGENMGSVHPRMAELYNVGELQMGMTAEKVAEEYGISREEQDEYAARSQQRAVEATEDGRFADEIVPIETEDGTVEEDEGLRPGTTKEKLAELPTVFKSDGTVTPGNASQISDGASALLVTSEAFAEDHDLEILAEVGQNNVAGVDPTVMGIGPVPATRGLLERNGREIDDYDQVELNEAFASQTLYCRDELGVDPEIFNVNGGAIAIGHPLGASGARLPVTLIHELRRRGGGLGLATLCVGFGQGAAIEFDVR; from the coding sequence ATGACACAGACGCCAGTCGTCGCAGCCGCGGTTCGAACGCCACAGGGGAAAGAAGACGGCGTGTTCGCCGACGTTCGCAGCGAGGATCTCTCGGTGCCGCTGATCGACGAGATTCTCGCCGAGACCGGCCTCTCGGGCGACGAAATCGATGATCTGATGTGGGGATGTGCCCAGCAGCGAAGCGAGCAAGGGAACAACGTCGCCCGCGTCATCGCCTTGCTCTCCGAGTTGGGCGAAAACGTGCCGGCGACGACGATCAACCGCTGGTGTGCCTCCTCGATGCAGGCGGTCATGTCGGCGGCTGACGCGATCGCGGCCGGCAACCGCGACGCGATCCTCGCCGGCGGCGTCGAGAACATGAGCCGCGTCCAGATGGGCGAGAACATGGGCAGCGTCCACCCGCGGATGGCCGAACTGTACAACGTCGGCGAACTCCAGATGGGGATGACCGCCGAGAAGGTCGCCGAGGAGTACGGTATCAGCCGCGAGGAGCAAGACGAGTACGCCGCACGGAGCCAGCAGCGGGCCGTCGAGGCGACCGAGGACGGCCGCTTCGCCGACGAGATCGTCCCGATCGAGACCGAGGACGGCACCGTCGAGGAGGACGAGGGCCTCCGGCCCGGCACGACCAAAGAGAAGCTCGCCGAACTGCCGACCGTCTTCAAATCCGACGGTACCGTCACGCCCGGCAACGCCTCCCAGATCTCCGACGGCGCCTCGGCGCTGCTGGTCACGAGTGAAGCCTTCGCCGAGGACCACGACCTCGAGATCCTCGCCGAGGTCGGCCAGAACAACGTCGCCGGCGTCGATCCGACCGTCATGGGGATCGGCCCGGTGCCCGCGACGCGGGGCCTGCTCGAGCGCAACGGCCGCGAGATCGACGACTACGATCAGGTGGAACTCAACGAGGCCTTCGCCAGCCAGACGCTCTACTGCCGCGACGAACTCGGCGTCGATCCCGAGATCTTCAACGTCAACGGCGGCGCGATCGCGATCGGGCATCCGCTTGGCGCCTCGGGCGCGCGGCTGCCGGTGACGCTGATCCACGAACTCCGGCGCCGGGGCGGCGGCCTCGGGCTGGCGACGCTCTGCGTCGGCTTCGGCCAGGGTGCGGCGATCGAGTTCGACGTTCGCTGA